A segment of the Frankineae bacterium MT45 genome:
GCAGTGCTGGAGCCAAGGTGTACTCGAGCACTTGGAATAGCACTACCCGAATCTACCTGTCCGATCGGTCTGATTCGGCCAGTTGGCCCGACCGTGACGAAGCTCAAGTACTCACCGGTTCCCCTTGACACCAGGGCGAGCCGAAATAAGTCATACTGGTGTTGTGAAATTCAATCCTGGTTCGCCGACGGGTGCTCGCCACCCCGAACTGGGAGCGCCCGCGAGCGAAACCGGGGGTCGCGACAGCACCCGCGACACGGTAGCCCGCATCGTTCTCGAGCGTGGGCCGCAGTCAGCCGCCGATATCGCTCACGCACTCGGCCTCTCCGCCGCCGGCGTCCGTCGGCACCTCGAGGCCCTGGTCAGCGACGGCATTCTCGAGCAGTGCACACCGCGCCGAGTAAGCAGTGCGACCGGTCCCGGACGACCGGCCCGGGCCTACCAGCTCACCGACGCTGGTCGGGCCTCCTTCCCGCACGCCTATGACGATCTCGCCACCACCGCGCTGCGGTATCTGGACGAGACCGGCGGCGCCGACGCCGTCACCCACTTCGCCGACCACCGCGCGGCAATCCTGGCCCGCAGCCTGGCGCCCTCGCTACCGGCGGCGTCTGTGGATCCGGCCACCCAGGCCGATGCCTTGGCCGCCGCGCTCACTGGGCAGGGCTACGCTGCCAACGTGCAGAGCACTCCAGCCGGAGTGCAGATCTGCCAGCACCACTGCCCGGTCGCCCACGTTGCGGCGCAGTTCCCGCAGCTGTGCGAGGCAGAGACGCGCGCCTTCGAGCAGTTGCTCGGGACGAACGTGCAACGGCTGGCCACCATCGCCCACGGCGACGGCGTCTGCACCACCCACTTCGCCGACCGGAGCCGAGTGTCTCCAGCCGGCGTGACTGTGCCCGCAAGACCGGTCGGAGTCTCGGCCGCCGTTTCGACCACCGCAAAGTCCCCATCTGGGAGGAATCGCTGATGACAACCGCTCCTGAGCGCGTATTGACCCAAGACGAGCAGATCGATGCCCTGTCGACATACAAGTTCGGCTGGTCGGACACCGACACCGCCGGGTCGATCGCCAAACGTGGTCTCAGCGCGGACGTGGTTCGCAACATCTCGCAGCTCAAGAACGAGCCCGAGTGGATGCTCGAGCGACGTCTCAAGGCCCTGGAGATCTTCTACAAGAAGCCGATGCCGAACTGGGGCTCGGATCTCTCCGGGATCGACTTCGACAACATCAAGTACTTCGTGCGGTCGACCGAGAAGCAGGCCGCGACCTGGGACGACCTGCCGTCGGACATCAAGAACACCTACGACAAGCTGGGCATCCCGGAGGCGGAGAAGCAGCGGCTCGTCTCCGGCGTTGCCGCCCAGTACGAGTCCGAGGTCGTCTATCACAAGATCCGCGAAGACCTCGAGGAGCAGGGCGTTCTCTTCCTCGACACCGACACTGCGCTGCGCGAGCACGAAGACCTCTTCAAGGAGTACTTCGGCACGATCATCCCGTCCGGTGACAACAAGTTCGCGGCGCTGAACACCGCGGTCTGGTCGGGCGGCTCCTTCATCTACGTGCCGAAGGGGGTGCACGTCGAGATCCCGCTGCAGGCCTACTTCCGCATCAACACCGAGAACATGGGCCAGTTCGAGCGCACCCTGATGATCATCGACGAGGACGCCTACGTGCACTACGTCGAGGGCTGCACCGCGCCGATCTACTCCTCCGACTCGCTGCACTCGGCCGTCGTCGAGATCATCGTGAAGAAGGGTGGCCGCTGCCGCTACACGACTATCCAGAACTGGTCCAACAACGTCTACAACCTCGTCACCAAGCGCGCCGTCGCCCAGGAGGGCGCGACGATGGAGTGGGTCGACGGCAACATCGGTTCCAAGGTGACGATGAAGTACCCGGCCGTCTGGATGACCGGCGAGCACGCCAAGGGCGAGGTGCTCTCGATCGCCTTCGCCGGCGAGGGGCAGCACCAGGATGCCGGCGCCAAGATGGTGCACGCCGCTGCGCACACCTCGTCGACGATCATCTCCAAGTCGGTGGCCCGTGGCGGCGGACGCACCTCCTACCGCGGCCTGGTGCAGGTCGAGCCTGGCTCGCACCACAGCAAGTCGACGGTGAAGTGCGACGCGCTGCTCGTCGACACCATCTCCCGCTCCGACACCTACCCCTACGTCGACGTTCGTGAGGACGACGTCTCGATGGGGCACGAGGCGACGGTCTCCAAGGTGAGCGACGACCAGCTCTTCTACCTGATGAGCCGCGGCCTCTCCGAGGACGAGGCGATGGCGATGATCGTGCGTGGCTTCATCGAGCCGATCGCCCGCGAATTGCCGATGGAATACGCACTCGAGCTCAACCGGCTCATCGAACTCCAGATGGAAGGGGCGGTCGGCTAACCATGTCCGTCACCCACGTAGAGCAGGCGCGGTCCGCCGCCGCCGAGAAGGAAGGGGCGGTCGGCTAAGAATGTCGGCAACCGACACAGCAGTAGCAGAGACGACCGGCCCGCAGCTCGTCGGCGGTCATTCGCATGGTGAGATGACCGGCAGCCCGCCGGAGCGCTTCACCTCGCGCAGCGCCGACGACTTCGCCGTCCCGAACGGCCGCGAGGAGGAGTGGCGCTTCACGCCGATCCGGGCCGTCCGTGAGTTCTTCAAGCCGATCACTCCGAGTACGGCCGTCGAGGCGACCGTCGTCGCCGACCCGGCGGTGAGCCACGGCGCCAAGCCGATGAGCGACCCGCGAGTCGGACAGGTGCTGCAGCCGGCCGACCGGGTCAGCGCACTCGCCTTCAACCACAGCGAGAAGGCCTTTGTCGTCGTGGTTCCGGCCGGGACTGAACTCGATGAGCCGATCACGATCGACGCGAACACCCCGGAGGGTTCGACCTACGCCCACCTGGTGATCGAGGTCGAGGCTGGCGCGCGCGCGACCGTGGTGGTCAAGTACACCGGCGCCGGATCGATCGCCGAGAACGTCGAGTTGATCGTCGGCGACGGCGCGAAGCTCTCCTTCATCAGCGTCCACGACAACGACGCGACGGCGGTGCATCTCACCGCCCACGCCGCGCTGCTGGGTCGCGATGCAACGCTCTCGCACAGCGTGATGAGCCTCGGCGGACGCGTGGTCCGAGTGGCTCCCACGGTCCGCTACGCCGCGCCCGGCGGGAGCGCGGAGTTCCGCGGTCTCGCCTTCGCCGGCAGCGGACAGCACCACGAAGCGCGCCTCTACATCGACCACGGCACGCCGGACTGCGTCTCGAATGTGCTGTACAAGAACGCGTTGCAGGGCGCGAGCGCCCGTACGGTCTGGATCGGTGACGTCCGGATCCGCCCGGCGGCCACCGGTACCGAGACCTTCGAGCTGAACCGCAACCTGGTGCTCACCGATGGCGCCCGGGCTGACTCGGTGCCGAACCTCGAGATCGAGACCGGGGAGATCACCGGCGCCGGACACGCCAGCGCCACCGGCCGCTTCGACGACCTCCAGCTCTTCTACCTACAGGCGCGCGGGATTCCGGCCGCCGAAGCTCGCCGGCTCGTGGTGCGTGGATTCTTCGCCGACATCGTCGACCGCCTCGGCGTAGACGAGCTGCAGGAGAGCCTCATGAGCAGCATCGAGGATCGTCTCGGCTTCGGGGGCGCGGCGGAGTCGCAGCAGTGACGCTGGTCAAGGTCTGTGCTGTCGATGAGCTCACCCCCGGCGAGCCGCTGCGGGTTGAGCTGGATGAGCTCGACGTCGCAATCGTCCAGGTCGCCGATGAGTTCTTCGCCATCGAGGACGTCTGCTCGCACGCGGACTTCCCGCTATCCGACGGGGGAGTGAAGGGCTGCACGATCGAGTGCGATCTGCACGGATCCCGTTTCGACCTCCGCAGCGGAAAGCCGCTCGGCCCGCCGGCCACCGCGCCGGTGCCCACCTACGCAGTCACCGTCACGGACGGAAATATCTACATCGAGTTGGAGAACTAACGCAATGAGCACACTTGAGATCCGCGACCTGCACGTCGCCGTCGAGGAGACGCCAATCCTGCGGGGCGTCGATCTGACCGTCTCCTCCGGCGAAACGCACGCGATCATGGGGCCGAACGGCTCCGGCAAATCCACGCTGGCCTACTCGATCGCCGGTCACCCCAAGTACACCGTCACCTCCGGGCAGGTCCTGCTCGACGGCGAGGACGTACTGGCGATGAGCGTCGACGCCCGGGCCCGGGCCGGCCTCTTCCTGGCCATGCAGTACCCGGTCGAGGTCCCCGGCGTCTCGGTCTCCAACTTCCTGCGCACCGCGGCGACCGCGGTCCGGGGCGAGGCACCGAAGCTCCGCACCTGGGTCAAGGAGGTCAACACCGCCATGACCGACCTCGAGATGGACAAGTCCTTCGCCGAGCGCAACGTCAACGAGGGGTTCTCCGGTGGCGAGAAGAAGCGCCACGAAATCCTGCAGATGGCGCTGCTCAAGCCGAAGATCGCGATTCTGGATGAGACCGACTCCGGCCTTGACGTCGACGCGCTGCGCAGCGTCAGCGAGGGCGTGAACCGGGTGCGCGAGACCGGGATCGGCACCCTGCTCATCACCCACTACACCCGGATCCTGCGCTACATCCAGCCCGACTTCGTGCACGTCTTCTTCGACGGCCGCATCGTCGAGTCCGGCGGCGCGGAACTCGCGAACCAGTTGGAGAACGAGGGTTACGCCCGCTTCGGGGTCAACGAGACGGCGAAGGCCTAGCCCGAACCAGCCGGGGCAGTACGAGTTGAAGGAGTGCGAATGACCATCGACGTCGAGGCGGTCCGCAAGGACTTCCCGATCCTGAGCCGTGAGGTTCACGGGGTGCCGTTGGTGTATCTGGACAGCGCCAACACCTCGCAGAAGCCGCAGGTTGTGCTCGATACGCTCACCGACTTCTACGCCCGTCACAACTCAAACGTGGCGCGTGCGGTGCACACGCTCGGCTCGGAGGCGACGAACGCCTTCGAGGGTGCCCGTGACAAGGTGGCCGCCTTCGTCAACGCACCGTCGCGGGAAGAGGTCATCTTCGGTAAGAACATCTCCGAAGCGCTGAACCTGCTCGCGTACTCCCTCTCTAACGCGTCGACCACGCCCGGCGCCGAACGCTTCCGGCTTGGCCCCGGCGACGAGATCGTCGTTACCGAGATGGAGCACCACAGCAACCTGGTGCCCTGGCAGTTGCTGGCCCAGCGCACCGGCGCCACCTTCCGCTACCTGCCGATCGACGACGAGGGGCGCCTGGTCTCCGAGGCGATCGACGAGGTGATCAACGAGCGCACCAAGGTGGTCTCCTTCGTCCACCAGTCGAACGCGCTGGGCACCGTCAACCCGGTCGCCCGGATCGTCGCTCGGGCCAAGGCCGTGGGCGCGTTGAGCATCGTCGATGCGGCACAGTCCGCGCCGCATCGTCCCCTGGACGTCCAGGCGCTCGGCGCTGACTTCGTCGCCTTCACCGGGCACAAGCTCTACGGGCCGACCGGAATCGGCGTCCTCTGGGGACGGTATGACCTCCTCGCCGCGCTGCCGCCGTTCCTCGGTGGGGGCGAGATGATCGAGACGGTGTCGATGTCCGGCACCACCTTCGCCGCGCCGCCGCACCGCTTCGAGGCCGGTACGCCACCGATCGCGCAGGCCGTCGGCCTCGGCGCGGCCATCGACTACGTCACCGCGCTGGGGATGGAGAACATCCAGGCCCACGAGGACGAGATCACCGCGTATGCCCTGAAGGGGCTGCAGAGCATCGACGGGCTGCGCATCATCGGGCCGGCTGAGCCGGTCGACCGCGGCGCCACCATCTCCTTCACTCTGGCCGGGATTCACCCGCACGATGTTGCCCAGCTGCTGGACGAGCACGGCATCGCGGTGCGAGCCGGACACCACTGCGCCCGGCCGGTCTGCGTCCGCTACGGAATACCAGCGACCACCCGAGCGTCATTCGGTGTGTACACCACCACCGACGAGATCGACGCGCTCGTGCAGGGCATCGAGAAGGTCAAGGAGATTTTCTGATGACGACCATGGATTCGCTGTATCAGCAGATCATCATCGACCACTACAAGAACCCGCACCACCGTGGCCTCCCCGAGGAGTTCGACGCCGAGGTTCACCACGTCAACCCGACCTGCGGTGACGAGGTCACGATGCGGGTGAAGGTCACCGACGGCGCGATCAGCGAGCTCGGGTGGGTCGGTGAGGGGTGCTCGATCAGCCAGGCCTCGACGTCGGTGATGACCGACCTCGTGGTCGGGAAGCCGATCGCCGACGCGATGGAACTCAACGCACTCTTCCTCGAGCTGATGAAGTCGCAGGGACAGGCCGAGATCACTGAGGAGGTCGCCGACGCCCTCGACGACGCGGTCGCCTTCGAGGGCGTCTCGAAGTACCCGGCCCGGGTGAAGTGCGCCCTGCTCGGGTGGATGGCGATGAAGGGTGCGGTCGCCGAGGCAACCGCCGGATCCACTGAAGATTGATCGTGCTGCGGCTCGGGGCGGCACTGCCCAGACCAGGCACAGCGGAAGTACACGAGAGAAGGACTGAGAGATGACGAACGTAGCCGTTGGGCTCCCCTCCCGCGATGATGTCGAGGAGGCGATGCGAGATGTCGTCGACCCCGAGTTGGGCATCAACGTGGTCGACCTCGGGCTCATCTATGACGTGCGGATCGACGCGGCCGACCCGGCCGACGGGGGAGCGATCGTGACGCTGGACATGACGCTCACCTCGGCAGCCTGCCCGCTCACCGACGTCATCGAGGATCAGTCGAATGCCGCCGTCACCGGTGGCGCCCGCCCGCTCGCGTCGGAGCTCAAGATCAACTGGGTCTGGCTCCCGCCGTGGGGGCCGGACAAGATCACTGAGGACGGCCGCGAGCAGCTGCGGGCGCTCGGCTTCAACGTCTGATCCGTCGCTCATCAGGCAGCCCGACCGCCCGCGGAACCGGGCAGCCCACCTTGGTCACAATCGCCTCGTTCGGTCGGTAGGGGTCGTACGGGACGGTTAGACTGGGGTTCTGATGATCACTGCTTCCGGCCTTGAACTGCGGGCTGGAGCCCGCATCCTCCTTGAATCGACCAACCTGCGCATTCAGCCCGGGGATCGAATCGGTCTGGTCGGCCGCAACGGCGCCGGCAAGACCACCAGCCTGAAGGTTCTCGCCGGTGAGACCGTCTCCCATGCTGGTGACATCGTCACCCGGGGGCCGGTCGGCTACCTGCCGCAGGACCCTCGCTCGGGCGACCTCGACGTCACCGCCCGCGACCGCGTCCTCTCCGCCCGCGGCCTCGACACCATCCTCAACGACATCGCGAAACTGCAGGTCGCGATGGCCGAGCGTCCGCACGACACCAACCTGGTGCGCAAGTACGGCAATCTCGAGGAGCGCTTCTCCGATCTCTCCGGCTACGCGGCCGAGAGTGAAGCCGCCCGCATCTGCTCGCATCTGGGCCTCGCCGACCGGGTCCTCTCGCAGACGCTGGAGACCCTCTCCGGTGGGCAGCGTCGCCGGGTCGAGTTGGCCCGCATCCTCTTCGGTGACTCGGGCGAGCCGACCACGATGCTCCTCGACGAACCGACCAACCACCTGGA
Coding sequences within it:
- a CDS encoding Predicted transcriptional regulator, ArsR family — translated: MKFNPGSPTGARHPELGAPASETGGRDSTRDTVARIVLERGPQSAADIAHALGLSAAGVRRHLEALVSDGILEQCTPRRVSSATGPGRPARAYQLTDAGRASFPHAYDDLATTALRYLDETGGADAVTHFADHRAAILARSLAPSLPAASVDPATQADALAAALTGQGYAANVQSTPAGVQICQHHCPVAHVAAQFPQLCEAETRAFEQLLGTNVQRLATIAHGDGVCTTHFADRSRVSPAGVTVPARPVGVSAAVSTTAKSPSGRNR
- a CDS encoding cysteine desulfurase, with protein sequence MTIDVEAVRKDFPILSREVHGVPLVYLDSANTSQKPQVVLDTLTDFYARHNSNVARAVHTLGSEATNAFEGARDKVAAFVNAPSREEVIFGKNISEALNLLAYSLSNASTTPGAERFRLGPGDEIVVTEMEHHSNLVPWQLLAQRTGATFRYLPIDDEGRLVSEAIDEVINERTKVVSFVHQSNALGTVNPVARIVARAKAVGALSIVDAAQSAPHRPLDVQALGADFVAFTGHKLYGPTGIGVLWGRYDLLAALPPFLGGGEMIETVSMSGTTFAAPPHRFEAGTPPIAQAVGLGAAIDYVTALGMENIQAHEDEITAYALKGLQSIDGLRIIGPAEPVDRGATISFTLAGIHPHDVAQLLDEHGIAVRAGHHCARPVCVRYGIPATTRASFGVYTTTDEIDALVQGIEKVKEIF
- a CDS encoding 3-phenylpropionate/trans-cinnamate dioxygenase ferredoxin subunit, translated to MTLVKVCAVDELTPGEPLRVELDELDVAIVQVADEFFAIEDVCSHADFPLSDGGVKGCTIECDLHGSRFDLRSGKPLGPPATAPVPTYAVTVTDGNIYIELEN
- a CDS encoding Iron-regulated ABC transporter membrane component SufB produces the protein MTTAPERVLTQDEQIDALSTYKFGWSDTDTAGSIAKRGLSADVVRNISQLKNEPEWMLERRLKALEIFYKKPMPNWGSDLSGIDFDNIKYFVRSTEKQAATWDDLPSDIKNTYDKLGIPEAEKQRLVSGVAAQYESEVVYHKIREDLEEQGVLFLDTDTALREHEDLFKEYFGTIIPSGDNKFAALNTAVWSGGSFIYVPKGVHVEIPLQAYFRINTENMGQFERTLMIIDEDAYVHYVEGCTAPIYSSDSLHSAVVEIIVKKGGRCRYTTIQNWSNNVYNLVTKRAVAQEGATMEWVDGNIGSKVTMKYPAVWMTGEHAKGEVLSIAFAGEGQHQDAGAKMVHAAAHTSSTIISKSVARGGGRTSYRGLVQVEPGSHHSKSTVKCDALLVDTISRSDTYPYVDVREDDVSMGHEATVSKVSDDQLFYLMSRGLSEDEAMAMIVRGFIEPIARELPMEYALELNRLIELQMEGAVG
- a CDS encoding Fe-S cluster assembly ATP-binding protein → MSTLEIRDLHVAVEETPILRGVDLTVSSGETHAIMGPNGSGKSTLAYSIAGHPKYTVTSGQVLLDGEDVLAMSVDARARAGLFLAMQYPVEVPGVSVSNFLRTAATAVRGEAPKLRTWVKEVNTAMTDLEMDKSFAERNVNEGFSGGEKKRHEILQMALLKPKIAILDETDSGLDVDALRSVSEGVNRVRETGIGTLLITHYTRILRYIQPDFVHVFFDGRIVESGGAELANQLENEGYARFGVNETAKA
- a CDS encoding Metal-sulfur cluster biosynthetic enzyme; translation: MTNVAVGLPSRDDVEEAMRDVVDPELGINVVDLGLIYDVRIDAADPADGGAIVTLDMTLTSAACPLTDVIEDQSNAAVTGGARPLASELKINWVWLPPWGPDKITEDGREQLRALGFNV
- a CDS encoding nitrogen fixation protein NifU codes for the protein MTTMDSLYQQIIIDHYKNPHHRGLPEEFDAEVHHVNPTCGDEVTMRVKVTDGAISELGWVGEGCSISQASTSVMTDLVVGKPIADAMELNALFLELMKSQGQAEITEEVADALDDAVAFEGVSKYPARVKCALLGWMAMKGAVAEATAGSTED
- a CDS encoding Fe-S cluster assembly protein SufD yields the protein MSATDTAVAETTGPQLVGGHSHGEMTGSPPERFTSRSADDFAVPNGREEEWRFTPIRAVREFFKPITPSTAVEATVVADPAVSHGAKPMSDPRVGQVLQPADRVSALAFNHSEKAFVVVVPAGTELDEPITIDANTPEGSTYAHLVIEVEAGARATVVVKYTGAGSIAENVELIVGDGAKLSFISVHDNDATAVHLTAHAALLGRDATLSHSVMSLGGRVVRVAPTVRYAAPGGSAEFRGLAFAGSGQHHEARLYIDHGTPDCVSNVLYKNALQGASARTVWIGDVRIRPAATGTETFELNRNLVLTDGARADSVPNLEIETGEITGAGHASATGRFDDLQLFYLQARGIPAAEARRLVVRGFFADIVDRLGVDELQESLMSSIEDRLGFGGAAESQQ